Proteins from a genomic interval of Methanofollis formosanus:
- a CDS encoding ABC transporter permease, whose translation MSLSVSLFLAMRAVQRGNRWTFFLTVAIIALVFVNLVFLPSIILGVIDIFDRQSVDYTYGDLVIEPREDDLYIDEVSCLTHRVDRVPGVAGTSPRILVGATIAYRGTSLATSVVGFRPSEEREVTQIASRVVDGEFLSDGDKDQVLLGTLLAGNEDETKDKIDSLGGVQVGDTVTVTFGNGVTRDLRVKGIIETQAVGVDAQAYVTTQEIEEVYGLSDQASQVLVRLTEPGTEAEMKVTLLSYGVQEEVKTFREKAQGFVKDAIGSFDIINAISTLVSLIIAIVVIFIIIFINTVNKRKQIGILKAIGIERQVIITSYVAQVAFIALLGTAVGCALTAALFLYLTANPLVFPGGEVRPVVGAWIIARSILGLFAVSLVAGYVPAWLTTREEILDAIRG comes from the coding sequence ATGAGTCTCTCGGTCTCGCTCTTCCTGGCGATGCGGGCGGTGCAGCGCGGGAACCGGTGGACCTTCTTCCTGACCGTGGCGATCATCGCCCTCGTCTTTGTCAACCTGGTCTTCCTCCCCTCCATCATTCTCGGGGTCATCGATATCTTCGATCGCCAGTCGGTCGACTACACCTACGGCGATCTGGTCATCGAGCCGCGGGAGGACGACCTCTACATCGACGAGGTATCCTGCCTCACGCACCGGGTCGACCGGGTGCCGGGCGTCGCCGGCACCTCGCCGCGGATCCTGGTCGGGGCGACCATCGCGTACAGGGGCACCTCGCTCGCCACCTCGGTCGTCGGGTTTCGGCCGAGCGAAGAACGGGAGGTGACGCAGATCGCCTCCAGGGTCGTGGACGGTGAGTTCCTCTCCGACGGCGACAAGGACCAGGTCCTCCTCGGCACCCTCCTTGCAGGCAACGAGGACGAGACCAAGGACAAGATCGACTCGCTGGGCGGGGTGCAGGTCGGCGACACGGTCACGGTCACCTTCGGGAACGGGGTGACCAGGGACCTGCGGGTGAAGGGGATCATCGAGACCCAGGCAGTCGGGGTGGACGCCCAGGCCTATGTCACGACGCAGGAGATCGAGGAGGTCTACGGCCTCTCGGACCAGGCCTCCCAGGTGCTGGTCAGGCTGACCGAGCCCGGTACCGAGGCCGAGATGAAGGTCACCCTCCTGAGTTACGGCGTCCAGGAGGAGGTCAAGACCTTCAGGGAGAAGGCGCAGGGGTTTGTGAAGGACGCCATCGGGAGTTTCGACATCATCAACGCCATCTCGACCCTGGTCTCCCTGATCATCGCCATCGTCGTCATCTTCATCATCATCTTCATCAACACCGTCAACAAGCGCAAGCAGATCGGGATCCTCAAGGCGATCGGGATCGAGCGGCAGGTGATCATCACCTCGTACGTCGCCCAGGTCGCCTTCATCGCTCTCCTGGGTACGGCGGTCGGGTGTGCCCTCACCGCCGCCCTCTTCCTGTACCTCACCGCCAACCCCCTGGTCTTTCCGGGCGGCGAGGTGCGGCCGGTGGTCGGTGCCTGGATCATCGCCCGGAGTATCCTCGGGCTCTTTGCCGTCTCGCTCGTCGCCGGGTATGTCCCGGCATGGCTGACCACCAGGGAGGAGATCCTGGATGCGATCCGGGGGTAG
- a CDS encoding COG1361 S-layer family protein gives MSSSRSRCGGSSTDHRIPLLIILAVLCLVFHAAADEPTVIVTNATLTPRVLMPGDEGTITVTLTNTAKEAVRTSSDSSAGPGTETRTETTSTAINAYVESVTLKGEGLQVLNGAYGQVGEVGPGQSVTLTFLVRAPAEEGIYFPEAWVRVQGARSVKFPVPVNVNSAYAVIKRPAITVARTVPDEVVPGESFSLGLVLTNVGGARARDLSVRVSPNDSLVSLTPENYYFESLEPDEKIGLNLSFSTDRKTPTGIQQVPLAVTYRAPDTTETKMNESVGVQVKGRAEMGIASLSTDPPRLAAGDPFTLIIRIENTGTDDANSVRATVDLPYEGNKEAFVGTIEPDNDAPAVFLLRAGEAGDRPYRLTITYQDDRGEHLAEENLSLTVEATDRSGLFVAVVVLVVAAVGVFLWMRRRTREEE, from the coding sequence ATGTCGTCCTCCCGATCCCGGTGTGGGGGGAGTTCCACGGATCACCGCATACCGCTGCTGATCATACTTGCCGTCCTCTGCCTGGTCTTCCATGCGGCCGCCGACGAACCGACGGTGATCGTCACGAATGCCACGCTCACTCCCCGGGTGCTGATGCCCGGCGACGAGGGGACGATCACCGTCACCCTGACCAACACCGCAAAAGAGGCGGTCAGGACCAGTTCGGACTCTTCGGCCGGTCCGGGGACCGAGACCAGGACCGAGACGACGAGCACGGCCATCAACGCCTATGTCGAGAGCGTCACCCTCAAGGGCGAGGGGCTTCAGGTGTTGAACGGGGCCTACGGCCAGGTCGGCGAGGTCGGTCCCGGTCAGTCGGTCACTCTCACCTTCCTGGTCAGGGCCCCGGCCGAGGAGGGGATCTATTTTCCCGAGGCCTGGGTGCGGGTCCAGGGGGCGCGGAGCGTGAAGTTCCCGGTTCCCGTGAATGTGAACTCGGCCTATGCCGTCATCAAGAGACCGGCGATCACGGTGGCCAGGACCGTTCCCGACGAGGTGGTTCCCGGGGAGTCCTTCTCCCTCGGTCTTGTCCTCACGAATGTCGGCGGGGCCAGGGCCCGCGACCTCTCGGTCCGGGTCTCGCCCAACGACTCTCTCGTCTCCCTCACTCCTGAAAACTATTACTTCGAGTCGCTCGAACCCGACGAGAAAATCGGGCTCAACCTCTCCTTCTCGACCGACCGGAAGACCCCGACCGGCATCCAGCAGGTCCCGCTCGCCGTCACCTACCGCGCCCCCGACACCACGGAGACGAAGATGAACGAGAGCGTCGGGGTGCAGGTGAAGGGGCGGGCCGAGATGGGGATCGCCTCCCTCTCCACCGACCCGCCCCGCCTTGCCGCCGGCGACCCCTTCACCCTCATCATCAGGATCGAGAACACCGGCACCGACGACGCCAACTCGGTGCGGGCGACGGTCGATCTCCCCTATGAGGGGAACAAAGAGGCCTTCGTCGGGACGATCGAGCCCGACAACGACGCTCCGGCGGTCTTCCTTCTCAGGGCCGGCGAGGCCGGCGACCGGCCCTACCGGTTGACCATTACCTACCAGGACGACCGGGGAGAGCATCTCGCCGAAGAGAACCTCAGTCTTACCGTCGAGGCCACCGACCGGTCAGGACTTTTCGTCGCCGTCGTCGTCCTCGTCGTGGCGGCGGTCGGAGTCTTTCTCTGGATGAGACGGCGCACGCGTGAGGAGGAGTGA
- a CDS encoding phosphatase PAP2 family protein, which yields MIGAPPDGTGIVLDTQAYLGWAGPFWTAVSFTGAAAFFLLLLPLIYWCVSPRLGLRLGLLLAISVGINTSAKLLLATPRPYWVSTAVHPLAAHPSFSMPSGHAQNAVPFWGLLAAWTGWKRWAVAGATALVLLTGLSRIVLGVHYPGDVLAGWAVGAVLLVGFLMLERPVSAWTTGAPWPAKIAALLIGAAALVVPAAVAVLCLREPLPAAWIDTATATSGLPAALAIDPYSMTPALFAAGTLFGIGSGAIWTGTDFGVGGRLRVRAARYLLGMALAALIWAALTLPLPFGWVGGVSAWLLDLLRPAALGFWMAGGAPRLFAGFGLLGTEEDRGRR from the coding sequence ATGATTGGCGCTCCGCCTGACGGAACCGGGATCGTCCTCGACACCCAGGCATATCTCGGATGGGCCGGACCGTTCTGGACAGCGGTCTCCTTCACCGGGGCGGCGGCGTTCTTTCTCCTCCTTCTCCCCCTCATCTACTGGTGTGTCAGCCCTCGCCTGGGGCTGCGGCTCGGTCTCCTGCTTGCGATCTCGGTGGGGATCAACACGAGCGCGAAACTCCTCCTCGCCACCCCGCGTCCGTACTGGGTGAGCACCGCGGTGCACCCCCTTGCTGCCCATCCTTCCTTCTCGATGCCCTCCGGGCATGCCCAGAACGCCGTCCCCTTCTGGGGGCTCCTCGCTGCCTGGACCGGGTGGAAGCGGTGGGCGGTGGCCGGGGCGACGGCGCTCGTCCTCCTCACCGGGCTCTCAAGGATCGTCCTCGGCGTCCATTATCCCGGAGATGTCCTGGCCGGCTGGGCGGTAGGGGCCGTGCTCCTCGTCGGGTTCCTCATGCTGGAGAGGCCGGTCTCGGCATGGACGACGGGCGCCCCCTGGCCCGCGAAGATCGCGGCCCTCCTCATCGGGGCGGCCGCCCTGGTGGTCCCTGCGGCGGTGGCCGTCCTCTGCCTCCGGGAACCCCTCCCGGCGGCGTGGATCGATACGGCGACGGCGACCTCGGGTCTTCCGGCGGCGCTCGCCATCGATCCCTACTCGATGACCCCGGCCCTCTTTGCCGCCGGCACGCTCTTCGGGATCGGGAGCGGAGCGATCTGGACCGGGACCGACTTTGGGGTGGGCGGGAGGCTCAGGGTGCGGGCCGCCCGCTATCTCCTCGGGATGGCCCTTGCCGCCCTCATCTGGGCGGCCCTCACCCTCCCCCTCCCCTTCGGATGGGTGGGCGGTGTGTCGGCCTGGCTCCTCGACCTCCTGCGCCCGGCGGCCCTCGGGTTCTGGATGGCCGGAGGTGCCCCGCGGCTCTTTGCCGGGTTCGGGCTCCTCGGCACGGAAGAGGACAGGGGGCGGAGATGA